The proteins below are encoded in one region of Brassica napus cultivar Da-Ae chromosome A6, Da-Ae, whole genome shotgun sequence:
- the LOC106351215 gene encoding beta carbonic anhydrase 3-like, whose product MSTESYEDTLERLGELLSCKSDLGKVAATKIKKLFDELEEHKSNKSSDAVERIQSGFIHFKTHKFLKKPSLYNALAKSQNPKFLVFACSDSRVSPSHILNFQPGEAFEIRNIANMVPLFDKTQHSGTGAAMEYPITKLNVENILVIGHSRCGGIKALMSIEDDAAPNKSIFIEDWVKIGTSAKNKVKQEFGDLSFEEQCTHCEKEAVNVTLGNLLSYPFVRERVEKGKLALRGAHYDFVNGTFELWELDVKTTPAYAFS is encoded by the exons ATGTCGACCGAGTCGTATGAAGATACCCTTGAAAGACTTGGAGAGCTTCTCAG TTGTAAATCGGATCTCGGGAAAGTGGCGGCGACAAAGATTAAGAAGTTATTTGATGAGCTAGAGGAACATAAATCCAACAAGTCATCAGATGCTGTAGAACGAATCCAATCCGGATTTATCCATTTCAAGACTCACAAATTTTT GAAGAAACCTTCGTTGTACAATGCACTTGCCAAGAGCCAGAATCCCAAG TTTCTGGTGTTTGCTTGTTCGGACTCCCGAGTTAGCCCTTCTCACATCTTGAACTTCCAACCTGGGGAAGCCTTTGAAATTAGAAACATTGCAAACATGGTTCCACTTTTTGACAAG ACACAACACTCTGGTACTGGTGCGGCTATGGAATATCCAATTACAAAACTCAAC GTGGAGAACATTCTTGTGATTGGTCACAGCCGTTGTGGTGGAATAAAGGCACTTATGTCAATTGAAGATGATGCAGCTCCCAATAAGAG CATCTTCATAGAAGACTGGGTCAAGATCGGTACATCGGCCAAGAACAAGGTCAAGCAGGAGTTTGGAGACTTGAGCTTCGAAGAACAGTGCACTCACTGTGAAAAG GAAGCGGTGAACGTTACCTTGGGGAATCTGTTGTCTTACCCATTCGTGAGAGAAAGAGTGGAGAAGGGAAAGCTTGCCTTAAGAGGAGCTCACTACGATTTCGTGAATGGGACGTTTGAACTCTGGGAACTCGACGTCAAGACCACCCCTGCCTATGCCTTTTCTTAA